The region CGGCGACATTCTGGTGTTGTTCGGGGGGGCGAAGCTCAATGGCCAGCTCGTGCAGGAGCAGGCGATCTTCGGTGTCGGCGTGGCGCATTAAGAAGGCGCGCAGGGGCTGGCTGGCGGCCTGTGAGGCTTCTTCGATGCTGCTGAAGTTCACCTGGAGTTCGCCGCTTTCGTAGGCTTCCAGGTGCGGCTTAAGCTCCTGGAAGATGTCGTGACCGACCGGCGCCATGATGTAGACGCTGAGCAGGATCGCCAGGCCCGTGATGACCGTGTTCGGTGGGACCTGCTGCGCGCCGATGGCCGTGCGCAAGATCGAGAGCACCACGGCCACCTTCACAAAGCTCGTGACCAGGATCAGGGCAAAGGGCAGCAAGGAGAGCCCGGCCAGCAGCGCGGTGAGCGCAAGGGGGCTCTGGGCATCCGGGGCGATGCTCTCCTGGGCGGAGGCCAACGTCGGCATCAGCGCGAGAGTCAGGGCACTTAGAAAGGCAACATGACGAGGGGACACGAGGATCTCCGCAAGCTCGAGGTGACGAGGCGAATGCTTCGACTCTTATTGTCGAGACGAGCGCGGAGGTTTTGCGTGGGACGTGCGTTTTTCTGATCTTTTTTAGGGGTCAGCGATGCGTTTCAGCGATGCGTTTCAACGTTTTCGGCGTGCTCTCGCGTGCTGAGTTCGGCCGGGGAGACCGAAATGCGCTCGTCGGTCGGTGTTTCGTGAAGGGGGAGCGCGAGGTCGCAGGCGTCGGGATCGGGGGCCTCTAAGGAGGGCGCTTCGGTCGATTGCCAGGGCTCCGGGTTGAGCTCTCCCAGGGGTTGAAGTCCGTGCTCGGTGCTGGCCAGGAGCCAGTGCTGCTCGCCAGTGCGCACCACCAGCAGGCTGCGTCGAGGTTCGATGAAGTGGCGCTCAAGCACCTCGATGTGCCCCTCCGAGGAGGGGGAGCGGCGCTTCACG is a window of Lujinxingia litoralis DNA encoding:
- the sctR gene encoding type III secretion system export apparatus subunit SctR, whose amino-acid sequence is MSPRHVAFLSALTLALMPTLASAQESIAPDAQSPLALTALLAGLSLLPFALILVTSFVKVAVVLSILRTAIGAQQVPPNTVITGLAILLSVYIMAPVGHDIFQELKPHLEAYESGELQVNFSSIEEASQAASQPLRAFLMRHADTEDRLLLHELAIELRPPEQHQNVAAEDLLVVVPAFVITELKEAFTIGFILFMPFIIVDLVVANILLSLGMHMLSPTTVSLPFKLLLFVLVDGWYLVVKGLILGYV
- a CDS encoding FliO/MopB family protein, whose product is MAYGWLFLRTLIVLGGVLALAYVALRLLARHVKRRSPSSEGHIEVLERHFIEPRRSLLVVRTGEQHWLLASTEHGLQPLGELNPEPWQSTEAPSLEAPDPDACDLALPLHETPTDERISVSPAELSTREHAENVETHR